A single Halarcobacter anaerophilus DNA region contains:
- the hemW gene encoding radical SAM family heme chaperone HemW: MLLYIHIPFCDSKCHYCAFNSYTDRFHLKKDYMSALRKQLQFELEKNSEKKSIETVFIGGGTPSTIKTEEYEKLFEILTPYLQNNCEITTECNPNSATKKWLEGMKKLGVNRISFGVQSFNDEKLKKLNRAHNSKGAINAIQNAKCIGFNSINCDIIYGVQGDSFELLKKDFDMISQLNIEHLSAYSLTLEEGTKFFNKSEIKIDDEELSYKIFEYLKNKGFKQYEISNFSKEKTYESKHNYGYWQHKNYLGVGAGAVGFIDNKRFYTKKGLEEYISNPLEYEIELLSKEDIIVEKVLLGFRCSNGFKKDILNQKQLSKVEELKKEKKIEEKEGRIFNKNFLLADELALYILE; this comes from the coding sequence TTGCTTTTGTATATACATATACCGTTTTGTGACAGTAAATGCCACTATTGTGCTTTTAACTCGTACACCGATAGATTTCATTTAAAAAAAGATTATATGAGTGCGTTAAGAAAACAACTACAATTTGAACTAGAAAAAAATTCAGAAAAGAAGAGTATAGAAACTGTTTTTATAGGAGGAGGAACGCCAAGTACAATAAAAACTGAAGAGTATGAAAAACTCTTTGAAATATTGACTCCTTATTTGCAAAATAATTGTGAGATTACGACAGAGTGTAATCCCAATTCCGCAACAAAAAAATGGCTTGAAGGTATGAAAAAATTAGGAGTAAACAGAATTAGTTTCGGAGTACAAAGTTTCAATGATGAGAAGCTAAAAAAGCTAAATCGTGCACATAACAGTAAAGGAGCAATAAATGCTATACAAAATGCAAAATGTATAGGTTTTAATAGTATTAACTGTGATATAATTTACGGAGTCCAAGGAGACTCTTTTGAATTGCTGAAAAAAGATTTTGATATGATTTCCCAACTTAATATTGAGCATTTAAGTGCATACTCTTTGACTTTGGAAGAGGGTACTAAATTTTTCAATAAATCTGAAATAAAAATTGATGATGAAGAATTATCTTATAAAATATTTGAATATCTAAAAAACAAAGGTTTTAAACAGTATGAAATCTCTAATTTTTCAAAAGAAAAAACTTATGAGTCCAAACATAATTATGGATATTGGCAACATAAAAATTATCTTGGAGTAGGGGCAGGTGCAGTAGGTTTTATAGATAATAAAAGATTTTATACAAAGAAAGGTTTAGAAGAGTATATTTCAAACCCTTTAGAGTATGAGATAGAGCTTTTATCAAAAGAAGATATTATTGTCGAAAAAGTGCTTCTAGGTTTTAGATGCAGTAACGGCTTTAAAAAAGATATCTTAAATCAAAAACAACTATCAAAAGTTGAAGAGTTAAAAAAAGAGAAAAAAATTGAAGAAAAAGAAGGCAGAATTTTCAATAAAAACTTTTTATTAGCCGACGAATTAGCTCTTTATATATTAGAGTAA
- a CDS encoding Hsp20/alpha crystallin family protein, whose translation MNFSKLAPWNWFKDEESNKGEVIPVKNNNQVSTNSAGSLLDIHREFDSLFHSLRQNIEHSFAPFNLGNIANEGWFKPSLDVATSDNEYTVKLEIPGVEAKDMQIEIDGDTMIIKGEKKQESEEKNKDFYRIERSYGSFQRVLNLPQDADVDKIESTHKDGVLTINIPKKSLPKSDTKRIEIKSK comes from the coding sequence ATGAATTTTTCAAAGCTTGCACCATGGAACTGGTTTAAAGATGAGGAGTCAAATAAAGGTGAAGTTATTCCTGTAAAAAACAACAATCAAGTATCTACAAATAGTGCTGGATCTCTTTTAGATATTCACCGAGAATTTGACAGTTTGTTTCATTCACTAAGACAAAATATTGAACATAGCTTTGCACCGTTTAATCTTGGAAATATAGCTAATGAGGGATGGTTCAAACCATCTTTAGATGTTGCAACTTCAGACAATGAATATACCGTAAAGCTTGAAATTCCAGGTGTAGAAGCAAAAGATATGCAAATTGAAATAGATGGTGATACTATGATAATCAAGGGTGAAAAGAAACAAGAGAGCGAGGAGAAAAATAAAGATTTTTATAGAATAGAAAGATCATATGGATCGTTTCAAAGGGTATTAAATCTACCTCAAGATGCTGATGTGGACAAAATAGAGTCAACCCACAAAGATGGGGTATTAACTATCAATATCCCTAAAAAATCACTTCCAAAAAGTGATACGAAAAGAATAGAGATAAAATCTAAGTAA
- a CDS encoding HobA family DNA replication regulator: MQEFLNWTVDTIREDRLISPWLEEKKYEWVPLVSKSIVNILDKGCSILIITDSERDWFLKYILTNLNSHKQNRPFLPFYNFKSFYKDLDSLKTEDDISFIKDMLNISFPNGYCFWYIGKSNDVRATLPKFTKNSFLWIFDEEIQDAFNLKTTDEALDMKLLQMFRLFNKTLSAALFADINVEN; the protein is encoded by the coding sequence GTGCAAGAATTTTTAAATTGGACTGTTGATACAATTAGGGAAGATAGACTTATCTCTCCTTGGTTGGAGGAGAAAAAATATGAATGGGTTCCTTTAGTATCAAAATCTATTGTAAATATTTTGGATAAAGGTTGTTCGATTCTTATAATAACTGATAGTGAAAGAGATTGGTTTTTAAAATATATTTTGACAAATTTAAATTCACATAAACAAAACAGACCTTTTTTACCTTTTTATAACTTTAAATCTTTTTACAAAGATTTAGATAGTTTAAAAACAGAAGATGATATCAGTTTTATAAAAGATATGTTAAACATCTCTTTTCCTAACGGTTACTGTTTTTGGTATATAGGGAAAAGTAATGATGTAAGAGCAACTCTTCCTAAATTTACAAAGAATTCATTTCTTTGGATTTTTGATGAAGAGATTCAAGATGCTTTTAATCTAAAAACAACTGATGAAGCTTTAGATATGAAACTTTTACAAATGTTCAGACTTTTTAACAAAACTTTGAGTGCTGCACTTTTTGCAGATATAAATGTAGAAAATTAA
- a CDS encoding DNA polymerase III subunit delta', with product MIDKKIESAHILIVNDIEETLSSLLPFYSKHNVRIIKNEQKDEFLLAQAHAAVKEAYISSNEKKYIFLIGKSFRVEAQNALLKVLEEPPKNIIFIIITNSKSSILPTIFSRIPHKFYKTASKRAELELDILNLDLKDVYSFLKENQRITKNEAKSLVESILFKINSKKIELNQKELDLFSKSIKLLELNSRPINVLTSLLLMLLNKNKRV from the coding sequence ATGATAGATAAAAAAATTGAATCTGCTCATATCTTAATAGTAAATGATATTGAAGAGACTTTAAGTTCTTTACTGCCTTTTTATTCAAAACATAATGTAAGAATTATAAAAAATGAGCAAAAAGATGAATTTTTATTAGCTCAAGCACATGCAGCCGTAAAAGAGGCTTATATCTCTTCAAATGAAAAAAAATATATCTTCTTAATAGGTAAAAGCTTTAGAGTCGAAGCACAAAATGCTTTATTGAAAGTTTTGGAAGAACCTCCAAAAAATATCATTTTTATAATAATTACAAATTCAAAATCTTCAATTCTTCCGACTATTTTTTCAAGAATTCCTCACAAGTTTTATAAAACAGCTTCAAAAAGAGCTGAACTTGAGTTGGATATTTTGAATTTAGATTTAAAAGATGTTTATTCTTTTTTAAAAGAGAATCAAAGAATTACAAAAAATGAAGCTAAAAGTTTAGTCGAATCTATTTTATTTAAAATAAATTCTAAAAAGATTGAATTAAATCAAAAAGAGTTGGATCTTTTTTCAAAATCAATAAAACTTTTAGAACTCAATTCCAGACCTATTAATGTTCTAACTTCTTTACTTCTTATGCTCTTAAATAAAAATAAAAGGGTTTAA
- the folP gene encoding dihydropteroate synthase: MKLYKVSTTEIKKLFNKLGCDKSGVSILDKKSKLHALYIKELHVGAANILKQDALSIGADLAVPSGVIIASEKIVDAVLIGTTKHFEILSKKELSQPFGLKDLALKLKSFINQKEYKNKIMGVVNANDDSFFYKSRFKGEDAVAHIEKLINEGADIIDLGGVSSRPGSQAVSPKEELSRLKPILDLIGKQKLYEKAEFSLDSYEPEVLKYALDCGFKIVNDITGLQNDEVCKLSAQYNAQVVIMHMQSDPKNMQKNPQYEDVIVEVNDFLEQRVEKAKSFGIEDIILDVGIGFGKSLEHNLLLLKHLEHFKHFGYELLIGASRKSLIDMIVPSKIEERLPGTLAIHLESINNGASIIRCHDVKEHYQAIKLQEAIKSVEIL; the protein is encoded by the coding sequence ATGAAATTATATAAAGTTTCTACAACAGAGATAAAAAAGCTTTTTAACAAATTAGGTTGCGATAAAAGCGGTGTTTCAATTTTAGATAAAAAATCAAAACTTCATGCTTTGTATATAAAAGAGCTTCATGTTGGAGCTGCAAATATCCTTAAACAAGATGCTTTATCCATCGGTGCTGATTTGGCAGTTCCAAGCGGAGTTATAATTGCTAGCGAAAAAATTGTTGATGCTGTTTTAATAGGAACAACTAAACATTTTGAGATTTTAAGTAAAAAAGAGTTATCTCAACCTTTCGGTTTAAAAGATCTTGCTTTAAAACTTAAATCTTTTATAAATCAAAAAGAGTATAAAAACAAAATTATGGGTGTTGTAAATGCAAATGACGACTCTTTCTTTTATAAAAGTAGATTTAAAGGCGAAGATGCAGTAGCTCATATAGAAAAGCTGATTAATGAGGGTGCTGATATTATTGATTTAGGGGGAGTTTCAAGCAGACCGGGAAGCCAAGCTGTTTCACCTAAAGAGGAATTATCAAGGTTAAAACCTATTTTAGATTTAATTGGAAAACAAAAACTTTATGAAAAAGCAGAGTTTTCTTTGGACTCTTATGAACCCGAAGTTTTAAAGTATGCTCTTGATTGCGGATTTAAAATCGTAAATGATATAACAGGTTTACAAAATGATGAAGTTTGTAAGTTAAGTGCCCAATATAATGCGCAAGTTGTTATTATGCATATGCAAAGTGACCCTAAAAATATGCAAAAAAATCCTCAATATGAAGATGTAATAGTAGAAGTTAATGATTTCTTGGAACAAAGAGTTGAAAAAGCAAAAAGTTTCGGTATAGAGGATATTATTCTTGATGTGGGTATAGGTTTTGGAAAAAGTTTGGAACATAACCTTCTTTTACTAAAACATTTGGAACATTTTAAACATTTTGGATATGAACTTTTAATAGGAGCTAGTAGAAAATCTTTGATTGATATGATAGTTCCTTCTAAAATAGAAGAACGATTACCCGGTACTTTGGCAATTCACCTTGAATCAATAAATAACGGTGCCTCAATTATTAGATGTCATGATGTAAAAGAGCATTATCAAGCTATAAAATTACAAGAAGCAATAAAAAGCGTAGAGATACTCTAA
- a CDS encoding tyrosine-type recombinase/integrase: MRYELDFTSNFNRTYCFWLSLFVRNKLTTLSNIHVANKEKFAQILQILIRGDKTIDELKTLVKEARNIGLSGINTYFNPLSKLYEFLQSFGPASMKEIDEELLIDFLASYTSGLSDASKKNHRIALLNFFSYIDKQNENSDGSSYQFKIELKNWAGLGGKSGTKLPAHMNKEEIDKFLKAIDEYEFSADTIYRNKLIIKMIIYTGIRVSEMLNLKLRDIYKEEDLYILQVRGKGNKPRIAMIKAKIIENDLQNWLNMRCCNDDYLVCNKKGNRLTQAYVSRIVENILISIGIRKEKNGAHMLRHSFATLLYQKHHDLVLVQEALGHADINTSRIYTHFDKQRLKATTNLMG, encoded by the coding sequence ATGAGATATGAACTTGATTTTACATCCAACTTTAATAGAACTTATTGTTTTTGGCTCTCTTTGTTTGTAAGAAATAAATTAACAACACTTTCAAATATACATGTAGCAAATAAAGAGAAGTTTGCCCAAATCTTGCAAATTTTGATTCGTGGAGATAAAACAATTGATGAATTAAAAACGTTAGTAAAGGAAGCAAGAAATATCGGATTATCAGGTATAAATACATATTTTAATCCCCTTTCAAAATTATATGAATTTTTGCAAAGTTTCGGTCCTGCATCAATGAAAGAGATAGATGAAGAGCTTTTAATCGATTTTTTAGCTTCATATACAAGTGGACTTTCCGATGCAAGTAAAAAAAACCATAGAATTGCCCTACTTAACTTTTTTTCTTATATAGATAAACAAAATGAAAATTCAGACGGAAGTTCATATCAATTTAAAATTGAACTGAAAAACTGGGCAGGTTTAGGTGGAAAATCAGGAACAAAACTCCCTGCTCATATGAATAAAGAAGAGATTGACAAGTTTTTAAAAGCCATTGATGAGTATGAATTTTCAGCTGATACAATATACAGAAATAAGTTAATTATAAAGATGATAATTTATACCGGTATTAGAGTATCGGAAATGTTAAATTTAAAATTAAGGGATATCTATAAAGAAGAAGATCTTTACATTTTGCAAGTAAGGGGAAAAGGAAATAAACCAAGAATTGCCATGATTAAAGCAAAAATTATAGAAAATGATTTACAAAATTGGTTAAATATGAGATGCTGCAATGATGACTATTTAGTTTGTAATAAAAAAGGCAATAGATTAACTCAGGCATACGTTAGTAGAATAGTAGAAAATATATTAATAAGTATAGGTATTAGAAAAGAAAAAAACGGTGCTCATATGTTAAGACACTCTTTTGCTACCCTACTTTATCAAAAACATCATGATCTTGTATTAGTACAGGAAGCTTTGGGACATGCTGATATTAATACTTCAAGAATATATACTCATTTCGATAAGCAAAGATTAAAAGCTACAACAAATTTAATGGGATAA
- a CDS encoding RNA pyrophosphohydrolase has translation MTDKENKEQTKDEKNYRPNVAAIVLSAKYPEKCELFIASRTDVENAWQFPQGGIDKGETPKQALLRELEEEIGTREIEIIAEYPKWVSYDFPPAIAKKMYPFDGQIQKYYLVKLKKGAKININTEIPEFSDYKFVPTKRVYDYITFFKRTVYKQVLKYFRKEGYI, from the coding sequence ATGACTGATAAAGAAAACAAAGAACAAACAAAAGATGAGAAAAATTATCGACCGAATGTTGCAGCAATTGTATTATCGGCTAAATATCCTGAGAAATGTGAACTTTTTATTGCTTCACGAACAGATGTTGAAAATGCTTGGCAATTTCCCCAAGGTGGAATTGACAAAGGAGAGACTCCAAAACAGGCTCTTCTTAGAGAATTGGAAGAGGAAATTGGAACAAGAGAGATAGAAATTATAGCAGAATACCCAAAATGGGTAAGTTATGATTTTCCACCTGCTATTGCAAAAAAAATGTATCCATTTGATGGACAAATACAAAAGTACTATTTGGTTAAATTAAAAAAAGGTGCAAAAATTAATATTAATACTGAAATACCGGAATTTAGTGATTATAAGTTTGTACCCACAAAAAGAGTTTATGACTATATCACTTTTTTTAAAAGAACAGTTTATAAACAGGTATTAAAATATTTTAGAAAAGAGGGTTATATTTAA
- a CDS encoding Hsp20/alpha crystallin family protein, with protein sequence MQKMFEVFNVPVESSLGTFTPKVNTREGEFAYHVDVDLPGVKKDDIKIDVHDNILIIQGERNYKEETKKEDYYKVETSFGKFQRQFTLPENVDIENISASGNDGVLEVVIPKLEKAIEKKTIEVK encoded by the coding sequence ATGCAAAAAATGTTTGAAGTTTTTAATGTTCCTGTTGAATCATCACTAGGTACTTTTACTCCTAAGGTAAATACAAGAGAAGGTGAGTTTGCTTATCATGTAGATGTTGATCTTCCTGGTGTAAAAAAAGATGATATTAAAATAGATGTACATGATAATATTTTAATTATTCAGGGTGAAAGAAATTATAAAGAAGAGACAAAAAAAGAGGATTATTATAAAGTTGAAACATCATTTGGTAAATTTCAAAGACAATTTACACTGCCTGAAAATGTTGATATAGAAAACATCTCTGCTTCTGGTAATGACGGGGTATTGGAAGTTGTTATTCCTAAACTTGAAAAAGCTATAGAGAAAAAAACAATTGAAGTGAAATAA
- a CDS encoding aspartate kinase yields MLKVLKFGGTSVGTLERIQNVANIIKKIKDEGHDVIAVVSAMSGETNKLLEYAHSFSKTPNPCEVDMLLSSGERVTSALLSIALNEQGYSTTSMSGREAGIITDSLHTKARIEDIDPSNLKKAISDGKIVIVAGFQGVTQDTNRVSTLGRGGSDLTAVAIAGVIEADVCEIYTDVDGIYTTDPRIEPKAKKLDKISYDEMLELASLGAKVLQNRSVEMAKKLNVNLISRSSFTPEVEGTLITKEENIMEKAIVSGIALDRDQIRVGMYGVIDRPGIASTIFTALADANINVDMIVQTRGGDGKTDLDFTIPRGDWEACKKVMARFKEEAEKIDYNDTICKVSIVGVGMKTHTGVASKAFSTLANENINIRIISTSEIKISMIIEEKYAELAVRALHSAYNLDK; encoded by the coding sequence ATGTTAAAAGTATTAAAATTCGGCGGTACAAGTGTAGGAACACTTGAGAGAATTCAAAATGTTGCAAATATTATAAAAAAAATAAAAGATGAAGGACATGATGTAATTGCTGTTGTTTCTGCAATGAGTGGAGAAACAAACAAATTATTAGAGTATGCACATAGTTTTTCAAAAACTCCCAATCCATGTGAAGTGGATATGTTATTAAGTTCAGGTGAAAGGGTAACTTCTGCTCTGCTTTCTATAGCATTAAATGAACAAGGCTACTCTACTACATCAATGAGCGGTAGAGAAGCAGGTATTATTACAGATAGCTTACATACAAAAGCAAGAATTGAAGATATTGATCCTTCAAACTTAAAAAAAGCTATTTCAGATGGTAAGATTGTTATTGTTGCAGGTTTTCAAGGTGTGACACAAGATACAAACAGAGTTTCAACTTTAGGTAGAGGCGGTTCTGATTTGACTGCCGTTGCTATTGCTGGTGTAATTGAAGCTGATGTTTGTGAAATTTATACGGATGTTGACGGTATTTATACTACTGATCCAAGAATAGAGCCAAAAGCAAAAAAACTAGATAAAATATCTTATGATGAAATGCTTGAACTCGCAAGTCTGGGAGCAAAAGTACTACAGAATAGATCTGTTGAAATGGCAAAAAAATTAAACGTAAATTTGATATCAAGAAGTAGCTTCACACCGGAAGTTGAAGGTACATTAATAACTAAGGAAGAGAATATTATGGAAAAAGCTATTGTAAGCGGTATTGCATTAGATAGAGACCAAATCAGAGTAGGAATGTATGGAGTAATTGACAGACCTGGAATTGCTTCAACAATCTTTACGGCACTTGCGGATGCAAATATTAATGTTGATATGATAGTACAAACAAGAGGTGGAGACGGAAAAACCGATTTAGATTTTACAATTCCTAGAGGAGATTGGGAAGCTTGTAAAAAAGTAATGGCTAGATTTAAAGAAGAAGCTGAAAAAATAGATTATAATGACACTATTTGTAAAGTTTCAATTGTAGGAGTGGGTATGAAAACTCATACGGGTGTTGCTTCAAAAGCTTTTAGTACTTTGGCAAATGAGAATATAAATATAAGAATAATTTCAACAAGTGAAATAAAAATTTCTATGATAATTGAAGAAAAATATGCAGAATTAGCCGTAAGAGCTCTTCATAGTGCATATAATTTGGATAAGTAG
- a CDS encoding M3 family metallopeptidase, protein MFNEFNLENLDNSKKDLEELLNESKKQIDELLEIKDKTYENFVKPYEQIGESINEFITPIFHIDSVKNSELTQKVYEDCLPLISDYETEISQNDNIYRSLKDIQDNDYRSLNSIQIKVLENEIRDFKLSGCHLDEKNKKRLKELNLKLSELSHKFSQNLLDETNAFEMIIDNFEDVKEIPLSDLELAKFEEDGKTKYKFTLQMPSYISYITYGSNREKREEIYKAYCTRAPQNGKIIEEILKLKEEKVNILGFDNYASYSLSTKMAKNESEVTSFLEELAIKGKKRAIEELDEIKEFAKKDGIEDLQSYDLSYYSEKLKKDKYDLDEEYYRPFFEQNSVLNGFFNFLYEVFNIKFTQTDAKVWDKNVKVYNISEDDKIIARIYIDLEARKDKRGGAWMNNWHSYYINDKGEEQLPTAYIVCNFPPSTQNTPSLLRHSDVVTLFHEMGHALHHLLSKVPEALVSGISGVAWDVVEFPSQFLEYFAYDKEVLKLFAKHYETGEILSDEAIERIIKARNFQSSLAMLRQVEFALFDFKLHQKLYKNEDEVQKLLDNIRDKYAVTKPPKYNKFQNGFAHIFAGGYAAGYYSYKWAEVLSADAFYMFIDSGKVLNKELAVKYKNTILKNGGSKNMDELFFEFANREPSVDSLLRIDGIIS, encoded by the coding sequence ATGTTTAATGAATTTAATTTAGAAAATTTAGACAATAGTAAAAAAGATTTAGAAGAGCTTTTAAATGAGAGTAAAAAACAAATAGACGAGTTATTAGAAATAAAAGATAAAACTTATGAAAACTTTGTTAAACCTTATGAACAAATAGGGGAGAGTATTAATGAATTTATAACTCCTATCTTCCATATTGATTCGGTTAAAAATTCAGAGTTGACTCAAAAAGTTTATGAAGATTGCCTTCCTTTGATCTCTGATTATGAAACTGAGATATCTCAAAATGATAATATTTATAGATCTTTAAAAGATATACAAGATAATGATTATAGATCTTTAAATAGTATACAAATAAAAGTTCTTGAAAATGAAATTAGAGATTTTAAATTAAGCGGTTGTCACTTAGATGAGAAAAATAAAAAGAGACTAAAAGAGTTAAATCTTAAACTAAGTGAGTTATCTCATAAATTTTCTCAGAATCTCTTAGATGAAACAAATGCTTTTGAAATGATTATTGATAATTTTGAAGATGTAAAAGAGATTCCTCTGTCGGATTTAGAGCTGGCAAAATTTGAAGAAGATGGAAAAACCAAATATAAATTTACACTCCAAATGCCTTCTTATATTTCATATATTACGTATGGTTCAAATAGAGAAAAAAGAGAAGAGATATACAAAGCTTATTGTACAAGAGCTCCTCAAAACGGGAAAATCATAGAAGAGATTTTAAAATTAAAAGAAGAAAAAGTAAATATTCTGGGATTTGATAATTATGCTTCTTACTCTTTATCTACAAAAATGGCAAAAAATGAATCAGAAGTTACCTCTTTTTTAGAAGAGTTGGCAATTAAAGGTAAAAAAAGAGCAATAGAAGAGCTTGATGAGATTAAAGAGTTTGCTAAAAAAGACGGAATAGAGGATCTTCAAAGTTATGATTTATCTTATTACAGTGAGAAATTAAAGAAAGATAAATATGATTTAGATGAAGAGTATTATAGACCGTTTTTTGAACAAAATTCAGTTTTAAACGGATTTTTCAATTTTCTTTATGAAGTATTTAATATCAAATTTACACAAACAGATGCAAAAGTGTGGGATAAAAACGTAAAAGTTTATAATATAAGTGAAGATGATAAGATCATAGCACGTATTTATATTGATTTAGAAGCAAGAAAAGATAAAAGAGGTGGAGCTTGGATGAATAACTGGCACTCTTATTATATAAACGATAAGGGAGAGGAACAGCTTCCAACTGCATATATTGTATGCAATTTCCCACCTTCAACACAAAACACTCCTTCTTTGTTAAGACACTCTGATGTAGTAACATTATTTCATGAAATGGGTCATGCTTTACATCATCTTTTAAGTAAAGTTCCCGAAGCATTGGTTAGCGGAATATCAGGTGTTGCTTGGGATGTAGTTGAATTTCCTTCTCAATTTTTGGAATATTTTGCATATGATAAAGAGGTTTTAAAACTTTTTGCTAAACATTATGAAACAGGTGAGATTTTAAGTGATGAAGCTATTGAAAGAATCATTAAAGCAAGAAATTTCCAATCTTCTTTAGCCATGTTAAGACAAGTAGAATTCGCGCTTTTTGATTTTAAATTACATCAAAAACTCTATAAGAATGAAGATGAAGTACAAAAACTTTTGGATAATATCAGAGATAAATATGCAGTAACAAAACCACCGAAATATAACAAATTTCAAAATGGTTTTGCACATATTTTTGCAGGAGGTTATGCTGCCGGGTATTATTCATACAAATGGGCAGAAGTTCTAAGTGCCGATGCTTTTTATATGTTTATTGACTCAGGAAAGGTTTTAAATAAAGAGTTGGCGGTAAAATATAAAAATACCATACTAAAAAACGGCGGTTCAAAAAATATGGATGAACTATTCTTTGAATTTGCAAATAGAGAACCAAGTGTTGATTCTTTATTAAGAATTGATGGAATTATTAGCTAA
- a CDS encoding transposase, with translation MDVSIPRDRDGTFEPQLVKKRERLLKSKPLEPIYPIIFMDATVLKIRVDYNAWNYY, from the coding sequence ATTGATGTTTCAATTCCAAGAGATAGAGATGGAACATTTGAACCACAACTTGTTAAAAAAAGAGAAAGACTCTTAAAAAGTAAACCATTAGAACCAATATACCCCATCATCTTTATGGATGCAACTGTATTAAAAATAAGAGTCGATTATAATGCTTGGAATTATTATTGA
- the prmC gene encoding peptide chain release factor N(5)-glutamine methyltransferase gives MTIKDTVRKYSQKLKYVTHIPAKEVEILIGFLLEKNNIWLHLNYNNEFDKEKELEKLINKRASDYPLEYLINKTSFYGESFIVEEGVLIPRPETELLVENAVEILKNRNCKTKVLEIGTGSGIISIMLALLIKDIEIIAVDINEKALSLAKKNAKKHKVSDKIDFRLSNLYENVEEEDIFMTISNPPYIANSYKLPKNVQYEPKNALFGGESGEELLKKIIEKSYEKGITYLLCEMGYDQKEALEKYFKELNIKEYSFYKDYEKFDRGFTVKYK, from the coding sequence ATGACAATAAAAGATACAGTTAGAAAATATTCTCAAAAACTAAAATATGTTACGCATATTCCTGCAAAAGAAGTTGAAATACTTATCGGTTTTTTGCTTGAAAAAAACAATATTTGGCTTCATTTGAATTATAACAATGAATTTGACAAAGAAAAAGAGCTTGAAAAACTAATCAATAAAAGAGCTTCTGATTATCCTCTTGAATATCTTATAAATAAAACCTCTTTCTACGGCGAAAGTTTTATTGTAGAGGAGGGGGTTTTAATTCCTAGACCCGAAACTGAACTTCTTGTAGAAAATGCCGTTGAGATACTCAAGAACAGAAATTGCAAAACAAAAGTTTTGGAAATAGGTACGGGAAGCGGAATTATATCTATAATGTTAGCTCTATTAATAAAAGATATAGAGATAATTGCCGTGGATATAAATGAAAAAGCTTTAAGCTTAGCCAAGAAAAATGCCAAAAAGCATAAGGTAAGTGATAAAATAGATTTTAGATTAAGTAATCTATATGAAAATGTAGAAGAAGAGGATATTTTTATGACTATATCAAATCCTCCATATATTGCAAATAGTTATAAACTACCTAAAAATGTTCAGTATGAACCTAAAAATGCACTTTTTGGAGGAGAATCAGGAGAAGAACTTTTAAAAAAGATTATAGAAAAAAGTTACGAAAAAGGAATTACTTATTTACTCTGTGAAATGGGATATGATCAAAAAGAGGCTTTAGAAAAGTATTTTAAAGAGCTAAACATAAAAGAGTATAGCTTTTATAAAGATTATGAAAAGTTTGACAGAGGCTTTACAGTTAAATATAAATAA